DNA sequence from the Daphnia pulex isolate KAP4 chromosome 8, ASM2113471v1 genome:
GCATTGCCAGCCAGTTGCAACTGGATATCACTGGTGTCCGTCGTGATGGCGTTTTCAACTATGAAGCTATCCCCGAGGAGGAAGAGACCAAGACTTTCACCGTCTTCGAGGTATACATCATTGCATATTTGACGTGGCtgaatattaataatttaatttaatttctgtaTGCAGGATTCCATCACCGGTGACTGCAGCACCACCATCACCGTTACTCGCCTGCCTTTGTCTCAAGTCCAAATCACCGATGCCTTCAAGTTGGGCTCTTGGGACGCCATTTGCCAGGACAAGCCCGTCTACAAGATTGTCAAGACCAAGGACTACAACCGTTGCCAGAACAACCCCGTCTGGTCCACTGCCAACCCCTCCACCCACTCCTGTGAGTTCGGCAAGGCTAACTGCGGCGATTTCATGAAGGTATAAAAATGAGAATATGACTTTTCAGGATCGAGTGTCTCTAAATAATTGAATGacattttaatatttgcaGCGCTCCACCGTCTTCAAATACATCGCTTGCGGTGAGGCTTGGCCTAAGGTCACCTACGTTCACGCCAGCGGTTTCAGCGATTTGGTTGCTCAGCCCTTCGCCACCGAAACCGACGCTTTGACCAACTCTGTCATCATCGACTGGACTTTGGAGAAGATGGAAAGCATCGGCTCCCGCTTCGCCGCTCCTTCATCCCCCAAGGAACACAAGACTTTGTCTTACGTCTGGGGTGACTTCAACCAATTGAACCACGATGGAACGTGAGTAGAATGGATTTGCAAGGAAAAATGAaccgaattttatttttcaatttcgttaCGCAGCCCCGTTCAGCCCAACTTGGTTGACGCTTACATCAAGAGCCCCGTCGCCGTCTCTACTCTGCACAAGAACATCATCGCTGCTCTCCGTACCGTCGCCAAGGACCTGAAGGAGACCCCCGATTCCGAAAAGGACAACATTGAGCGTTTGGCCGTCATTGGCCGCGTTCTGCCCATGTTCTCTTTGGATGAACTTAAAGCCTTGTGGCAAGAAGTCAAGACCCTTGACTACGCCACTATGTAAGTAACGCGTCAAATGAATGTAAGGCGCTAGTAATTTATCTTTATGTATCATGATGCAGGACTTTGTTCGTTGACTGCGTCGTCCAGTCTGGCAGCAACCCCGCTGTCATGTTGATCAAGGAATTGGTTGAATCCCAGCAGATCACCGGAGCTAAGGCCACCTGGGCTTTGGCCGCCATCGGCTACTTTGCCAAGACCCCTACTCGCCAGCTTCTTCATGAACTCATcgtaagtttaaaaaataaaatcgaaattgTTTGTTGCTTCATTCTTAATTTtggcatttatttttccattcttaGAACCTGCTCAAGTCTGGCCCCGTTCAAGCCAACGTTGAATGGAAGCAGACCACCATGACCACCATTGCCGATTTGTTGCACAACGCTTGCGGCTCTCGTTTCTTGGCTGCCAAGAAATACCCCGTTTCCGTCATGGGCGACTTCTGCGACCGCAAGGACACCGTCATCATCGATGAATTCTTGCCTTTGTTGACCAGGGAATTCGAGTCCAGCCAGAGCTCCGTCGACCGCATTATTGCCTTGTCCGCCTTCGGATCTTTGGGTGTTGAGGAAATCGTTCCTATTCTGATGCCCATCATCCGTGGAACTGCCGGCAAGTACGATGATACCGCCGAGCGTGTTCGCGCCATCCTCTCCCTCCAACGCGTTGTTTTCGTTGTCCCTGAAAAGGTAATTTTCATATCACTTTTAATCCAAGCCGATTTTAATAACATATAATTCATTGAATATCGAAACAGATCCACCCCATCTTGGCCAGTTTGGCTAGCAATGTTGCTGAACGCCCCGAAGTCCGCATGGCTGCTTTGGGTGTCCTCTTCATGTCAAACGCTCCTCAAACCTGGTGGCAGAAGTTCGCTTCCAGCACCTGGTTCGAACCTAACCGCCAGTTCGCTTCCTTCACCCACAGCCTGATCGAGTCTGTTATGAACATGCCTCCCTCTGTCCCCTTCTTCGAGGAACTGTAggtttattttgtgttgctcatttttcgtttgtttgggAAGCTAACTTTTTCTGGTTTAATTGGCAGGATCCAGAAGGCTACCGTTGCCTGGCCCATGGTTAAGCCCGCTCCTTTCGGTCTTCCCTACTCCTTTGCCGATATCCGTTCTTCCTATTTGGATGAAGGTATCGCCGTCATGATGTACACACCCAGCTACCGCGTCTCCGATGAGCACTGGCCCGTCTACATGTCTAACCGCTATTACTACCAGCTCGGCCCCTTCTCCGCTGATGCCGGCACTgtaagaaacaatttttatccTGTTTCAAACGACATGTAACTCATTGGAACAATTTTTTATAGGTTTACTTGTGGAACTACAACATGTCCGAAGTTTGGCAGAACATCTTCGGCAAACTTTTCGGCCGTCTGACCAACAAATATGAATCTGCTTCCTCTGGCAAAGCCCGTGAAAGCATTGGAAACATGAAGGGCATCTGGGATGAGCTTAACGCCACCGCTCGCCCTGCTGACAAACGCGCTGGACTTTTGCACATCAACCTGATGGGCTCCGTCAACCGTTTCATCAACTTGGAGAAATTCGAAGAATCCATCCCCGCTATGATGACTGAGGCCATGAAGTACCAGAACAAACCCTACGAAGTCAGCGTCACCAAGTACCGCATGTTGGCCGAATACAACGTCCGCTTCCCCACCATGTTGGGCTTCCCCATGCGCTTCTTGGCTACTCTGCCCATCCTCGTCTCCATGCAAGGTAACATGAAGGGTGACGGTAAGGGCGGCATCCAGTCTGACGTCGCCGCTGAATTGAGCTGGAAGTTGAGCTCCGAGATCCGCGTTGAACTTCCCTTCAACGGCAACTACATCGCTTCCGGAGTTGATGTCCGTGTCGATTCCCGCGCTCCCAAGGAGTTGAACTTCAACTATCACCCCAACGGTCAAATCAAGGTGACCTGGACCCCTGGAAACAAGGTTACCGATCTCCTCTACTACCACGTCAAGCCTTACACTGTCAGCCGTAACTTGGCCGATAGCATCAAGCCCACCCTCGAAGACAAAGCCACCACCATCATTAGCGTGACCAACAAGCCCGTCAAGCGTGAATTCTCTCTGGGTGAACGTTTCGGCGCCAACATCAAGCTCATTGAACACAGCGAAGTCAAGTTTTCCGATAAGCTCACCTGGTGGCAATGGTTCCAGAAATGGGACATCAACGGTTACTCCAACCTTGGATTCGTTCCTCTGGAAGTCCACAACCGCAAATACGTCCTGCGTTACGATCCTTCCGGCACCCGTGCCCGCGCTGTTTCCTTCTACATGCAATACCAATACGCCACCAAGACCTGCGAACACACCGTCGTCTACGATTCCGAAGCTTCCAAATCCAGGACTCCTTCCGAGCCCGAGATCCTCTCCACCACCCCCATCGCTCCTGAATTCCGCCCCGCTCTTGGTCGTCTCTTCAAGAACTTGGAGAGTGGCAACGCTCACCTCGTGAGATCTGGACTCATCGCTGAACAGAAGGATGGTACTTTCATCTACTTCAACGCCACCGTTGGTCTTGCCAAGGATTCTTGGTACACTAAGGACTTTACCGATATCCAAATCGAAAAGTACACTTCTGCCGGACCCACCGTTCGTGCCAACAAGAAGGTCGACTATGCCATCTGCCACACCGCTACCCGCAACTGGAACAAACCCCCCACTTACGGATTCAGCAAGGATGTTCTCTACATGACCGAAGAGGACCAGATTGGTTTCGGAGAGCAATGCGATCAGTCCAAGCTCCGCTTCAAGGCTAAGGTCTACCGCGACGATTACGCCGCTAAGGCCGCCATGTACAGCCCTGCTGGCCAACAATGCCAGAAGGATTTGCACAGTGGATTCATGTACGGAAGCCCCGCCTGCACTGAAGCCCGCCGCATGGATCAGACTTACAACAACTACGAATTGAGCGTCGAGTCCGACAACTTGCCCGAGACTTTCGTTCAATGGATCCACGCTGCCCGTCAATGGATCAACCACAGAGTTTATCCTTTCACCGTCAAGCACATCCAAGGACAATCCAACCCTGCCAACCGCGCCAGCTGGACCGTCAAACGTGATCCCTTCACTGGAGCCAGCAACATGACTTTCGTCCGTCCCACTGAAACTTTGGTGGCGTGGAACGTCCGCCGTGGTGATAAGAACATCAACCAATGGGCTCGCTTCTCTCCCATGACTTTCGCTTACTCCAACGTCTTCTACCCATTGAGCGCCGGAAGCAACTTCATCCGTGACGCTGCCAGTTTGACCACCGGTGGTGTTTCCGAGTCCCGTTGCTACGTTGGTCCCGATGCCGTCTACACTTACGATGGTGCCCACTACAACTACACCATCAACGAGTGCCCCCACGTCTTGATGACCGATTGCCACAAGACTTCCGAGATCGCCGTCACCGCCCACCAGGGTAGCGAAGGACAAAAGATCGTCACCGTCATCTACGGAAAGGACACCGTCGAGTTGGACCCCACTGGCTATGTCACCATCAACGGAGACAAGAGCGAGCTCAAGAACTTGGATAAGGAATCCCGCTTCGAAATCCGCGAACAGGGAGCCAAGGAAATCAAGGCTGTTATCTTCCCCCACGCTGATAGTATCATCATGGAGATCAAGAAACAACACTTCTTCATCAAGGTCCAAGGGTCTCACGTTGAGATGACCGCTCCCCAGTACCTGCGTGGTAGAACCTGCGGTGTCTGCGGTGATTTCAACCAGG
Encoded proteins:
- the LOC124200142 gene encoding hemolymph clottable protein-like, encoding MGKLQSSLVVLSALLCLTLGWEPGTQYEYKYIGRSAAGMYTLKQQNAVIELQSRVIVQSIDENTIVVKLADGRIKRNGNFVENPYFKGEHSETGYVTKPGHPEEIEGEEDQLVNPEHLGAPFVITHNKGSFTGIQIDSEEPLWIVNYKKSIASQLQLDITGVRRDGVFNYEAIPEEEETKTFTVFEDSITGDCSTTITVTRLPLSQVQITDAFKLGSWDAICQDKPVYKIVKTKDYNRCQNNPVWSTANPSTHSCEFGKANCGDFMKRSTVFKYIACGEAWPKVTYVHASGFSDLVAQPFATETDALTNSVIIDWTLEKMESIGSRFAAPSSPKEHKTLSYVWGDFNQLNHDGTPVQPNLVDAYIKSPVAVSTLHKNIIAALRTVAKDLKETPDSEKDNIERLAVIGRVLPMFSLDELKALWQEVKTLDYATMTLFVDCVVQSGSNPAVMLIKELVESQQITGAKATWALAAIGYFAKTPTRQLLHELINLLKSGPVQANVEWKQTTMTTIADLLHNACGSRFLAAKKYPVSVMGDFCDRKDTVIIDEFLPLLTREFESSQSSVDRIIALSAFGSLGVEEIVPILMPIIRGTAGKYDDTAERVRAILSLQRVVFVVPEKIHPILASLASNVAERPEVRMAALGVLFMSNAPQTWWQKFASSTWFEPNRQFASFTHSLIESVMNMPPSVPFFEELIQKATVAWPMVKPAPFGLPYSFADIRSSYLDEGIAVMMYTPSYRVSDEHWPVYMSNRYYYQLGPFSADAGTVYLWNYNMSEVWQNIFGKLFGRLTNKYESASSGKARESIGNMKGIWDELNATARPADKRAGLLHINLMGSVNRFINLEKFEESIPAMMTEAMKYQNKPYEVSVTKYRMLAEYNVRFPTMLGFPMRFLATLPILVSMQGNMKGDGKGGIQSDVAAELSWKLSSEIRVELPFNGNYIASGVDVRVDSRAPKELNFNYHPNGQIKVTWTPGNKVTDLLYYHVKPYTVSRNLADSIKPTLEDKATTIISVTNKPVKREFSLGERFGANIKLIEHSEVKFSDKLTWWQWFQKWDINGYSNLGFVPLEVHNRKYVLRYDPSGTRARAVSFYMQYQYATKTCEHTVVYDSEASKSRTPSEPEILSTTPIAPEFRPALGRLFKNLESGNAHLVRSGLIAEQKDGTFIYFNATVGLAKDSWYTKDFTDIQIEKYTSAGPTVRANKKVDYAICHTATRNWNKPPTYGFSKDVLYMTEEDQIGFGEQCDQSKLRFKAKVYRDDYAAKAAMYSPAGQQCQKDLHSGFMYGSPACTEARRMDQTYNNYELSVESDNLPETFVQWIHAARQWINHRVYPFTVKHIQGQSNPANRASWTVKRDPFTGASNMTFVRPTETLVAWNVRRGDKNINQWARFSPMTFAYSNVFYPLSAGSNFIRDAASLTTGGVSESRCYVGPDAVYTYDGAHYNYTINECPHVLMTDCHKTSEIAVTAHQGSEGQKIVTVIYGKDTVELDPTGYVTINGDKSELKNLDKESRFEIREQGAKEIKAVIFPHADSIIMEIKKQHFFIKVQGSHVEMTAPQYLRGRTCGVCGDFNQEIAGEFKTPARCAVSAGELMAASFKLNSKGCSSNEDQEISRRLQKETETCQMIDQQYHTHLPEYDINAPTKCTRFEKLTYEGVSHKGQCESVEMNAFCQPGCKPFMMISKPFTFKCQGDLQDFVSPMTVPSSCITA